The Candidatus Latescibacter sp. nucleotide sequence GCTGGCTACAACCACCCATAACAGGGTGTATCCGAATTTGGCGCCCGCCTGAATATTGGTGGCGTAATTCCCCGGGTCTACATAGGCGATGCTTGCGATGAACGCCGGGCCCAGAAATGGGAAGAGACTCCTCAGCCTTCCCCTCCCGGAGCGCCCATCCAGAATCTCCGCGGCGGTTTCTATGGTTTTTACGGTGGCGTTTCCCTTCAAGCTGTGTTCTCCGGATAAAGGCAAAGTAATGTGCAGCCAGGCACAGTCACCTGCTTGCTTTTATTGTATCATACACCAGCACCGGGGCGGATAACAAGAGATAATTTACCGTTAATTCTGTTCGCTTTACCCGTTTTTTTTGGTATATTTTCAAAGATTGTCTGAACCTTGATTCGCTTGATTATGGGATTAGCTTGATGAAGATGCCGAAACAAGTTCGGCATGACACGTGCACTTCGACAAGCTCAGTGCTCGGTCAGCGGACTCTGAGCCTGTCGAAGAGTCCGCTACATCCTGAACTCGTTGCCGCTTCGCGGGAACGATAAAACCGTTTCAGGATATAAACACTCAAAATATAAGCAAATATTGCGGAGGTAAAATACATGGCTTCACTTAAGAATTGGGTTTTATTGTTCACAGTGGCTATTCTGGTGTCAGGGTCGGCCGTATTTATCCTTTACGGGTGCGGCGGGAAAAAAACGGAGAAAATCCGTATCGGGTTTATGGTTAAACAGCCGGAGGAAAAGTGGTTCCAGGAAGAATGGAAATTCGCCCAGAAATGCGCCGATAAGTATGGATTCGATCTCATCAGAATAGGCGCCCTTGACGGTGAAAAGGTTCTCGCGGGCATCGACAACCTGGCTTCCCAGGGAGCACAGGGATTCGTGATCTGCACACCGGAAGTCCGCCTGGGGCCGGCCATCATGGCCAAAGCCAATTCACTCAGGATGAAAGTGTTCGCTGTTGATGACCAGCTTGTGGGCGCGGACGGCAAGTTCATGGAAGTGCCATACATGGGTCTGGCTGCTCGAACTATCGGCGAAATGGTAGGAAAAGCTCTTTTTGACGAGTTCAATAAGCGTGGGTGGAAAATCGAGGAAACCGCTGCGGCGGCCATCACTCACGAGGAATTGAACACGCTTAAAGAGCGCACGGAAGGCTCGACCACCGCCCTGGTCAAGGCCGGCTTCCCCGCGGAGAAGATATACCGCTCCAACGAGAAAACAACCGATGTGCCCGGCTCGTTCGATGCGGCCAATACCCTTCTGGCCCAGCACCGCGAAGTGAAACGCTGGCTGGTTTTTTCGGTGAATGACGAGGGCGTTCTCGGCGCGGTCCGCGCTCTCGAAAACCAGGGTTTCAAGGCGGACAGGGTCATCGGAATCGGAATCGGCGGAGGCGCCGCCATGGCCGAGTTTGAAAAGGGCGAAATGACCGGTTTTTACGCCACCTGCCTGATCAGTCCGCTCCGTCACGGATTCGAGACCACGGAATACCTCTACAAGTGGATCAAGGATGGGGTGGAGCCGCCCAAAGACACACGCACGACCGGGTTCATCATTACCCGCGAAAATTACAAACAGGTGATGAAAGAGCAGGGACTGCTCGACGAAGGAACTGCAAAACAATGAAGAAAAAAATTTTGACAGGATTGACAAGATTAACAAGATTGAAATCCCGTGAAAAAATAGATGCCGAAACGGTTTAATCGTTCCCGCGAAGCGGCAACAAGTTCGGCATGACCGTGTCACCCTGAACTTGTTTCAGGGTCTAAAAACTCCACCTTTTTTTGCTTTAATAAAAAACTATACAAACAAAAGGATTTCCATGACAAACTTCGAACACTTCAAGAAAACCCTGAACTGGGAAAAGGTAGATCGGATACTCACCTATGATGTCATGGATAACCGCGAGATACTTGTGAGGTACGGCGGCCTTGACCTGACCCGGAGCTATGCCTTCGAGGAGCTGGTTGAGGTTAACGCCCGGGCGCTCAGTAATATTGGCCTCTTTGTAACCCGCAACATCTACGATCCGTTCAATCACTGGATGGGCGCCAAAATCCGCAACTGGATACGGTTCTTCGGTGTGAATCCCGATAAGTGGGAAGTCCGCCAGGCCGGTGAGACCGCCTGGATAGCCCGCCGTCCTTTTTCCACTCTGAAAGAGCTTGAAAAGAACCTGCCCCGAATGCCGGTTTACGAGGAAATCCGAGACTGGTACCGGCCGACCCTCCGGTATATCCAGGATGTGTTCGACCGTTACGACCTGGTTTTCATCGGGGGGTTGGAAGGCCCGATCTGCGATGCGTATACCTACACCGACACAGAGCTTTTCTGCACCGCTCTCTATGACGCCCCGGAGCTGATCTCCCACATCATGGACTGCACCGGGATGTTTTCAGCCCATATCGCGCGGGTTTTCGCTGAGAACACCCGTGTTCCCCTCCTGTTCATGGGGGAGGACATCGCCGGGAAAACCGGCCCCATTTTCAGCCCCGCGTTCATCCGCGAGCAGGGCCTTCCCCGCTGGCGCTGGATCACCGCCCCGCTCCGTGAAAATGGCATCAAATTCCTTTTCCATACCGACGGCAGATACGGCGAGCTGCTGCCGCTGATTCTCCGTGAGCTTGACGCCGACGGCCTCAATCCGATAGAGCGGAACGGCTGCAACGACATCTTCGAGATACGGCGGGAGTACCCTGACAAGCTTCTCTTCGGGAATGTGTGCTGCGCACGCACTCTTCCCTATGGTTCCCTTGCCGATGTGGAGGATGAGACGCTGGAGATCATCGAAAGGATCGGGCCCCAGGGAGGCATCCTGATCGGGTCTTCGAGCGAGGTGCATGACCTGGTTCCCCCGGAAAATGCTGTGAAGATGTACGCAACGGTCAATGAGTACGGGACATTTCCCATTGACCTCGACCGTATCCGGGCCAGACGGGCAGAACTGGCAATAGACAAAAGAGCCTGAATGTTTTTCACTAATAAATTCGGCATGCGTCATGCTGAACTTGTTTCAGCATCTAATATGAGGCTTATGCAAAAGTCGTCTTATACGTAAAAAAGAAAACGAGTTTTTACTTCAGCCCCCTATCCCTCGGTCCCTTTCCCCCTGAAGGGGGCAAGGGAAGATGTTTCTCCACAGTCATTCCTGCCCCCTCCGGGGGAAGGATGTCCGAAGGACAGGAAGGGGACTGCTTCGAAAATCTTACTTATGCAATGGATCATCAGATAAAGGGTTTTTCACAAACCTATCGAATCATATGGAGAATAGAGTGGATTTTTTTATCCGGTTGTTTCAACGGTTGAATATATATGATAC carries:
- a CDS encoding arabinose ABC transporter substrate-binding protein — encoded protein: MASLKNWVLLFTVAILVSGSAVFILYGCGGKKTEKIRIGFMVKQPEEKWFQEEWKFAQKCADKYGFDLIRIGALDGEKVLAGIDNLASQGAQGFVICTPEVRLGPAIMAKANSLRMKVFAVDDQLVGADGKFMEVPYMGLAARTIGEMVGKALFDEFNKRGWKIEETAAAAITHEELNTLKERTEGSTTALVKAGFPAEKIYRSNEKTTDVPGSFDAANTLLAQHREVKRWLVFSVNDEGVLGAVRALENQGFKADRVIGIGIGGGAAMAEFEKGEMTGFYATCLISPLRHGFETTEYLYKWIKDGVEPPKDTRTTGFIITRENYKQVMKEQGLLDEGTAKQ
- a CDS encoding uroporphyrinogen decarboxylase family protein; amino-acid sequence: MTNFEHFKKTLNWEKVDRILTYDVMDNREILVRYGGLDLTRSYAFEELVEVNARALSNIGLFVTRNIYDPFNHWMGAKIRNWIRFFGVNPDKWEVRQAGETAWIARRPFSTLKELEKNLPRMPVYEEIRDWYRPTLRYIQDVFDRYDLVFIGGLEGPICDAYTYTDTELFCTALYDAPELISHIMDCTGMFSAHIARVFAENTRVPLLFMGEDIAGKTGPIFSPAFIREQGLPRWRWITAPLRENGIKFLFHTDGRYGELLPLILRELDADGLNPIERNGCNDIFEIRREYPDKLLFGNVCCARTLPYGSLADVEDETLEIIERIGPQGGILIGSSSEVHDLVPPENAVKMYATVNEYGTFPIDLDRIRARRAELAIDKRA